The genomic region CTCCCAGGCAGACGAACACCGAAGCATATAGGTTAAGATCTGCGGGCATGGAAGTTACGAGTTCTGCGCCGACTTCAAGATTATCGAAGCAGGTCATCATTGCAGGAGCGGAGTTATGATTACCGTCGAAGTCGATCACCAGAACGGGTATTTGTCCAATCACCAGGAAGAATTCTTTTTCACAGCCATAGTTGCCTGCTGTTAGATCGAAAGAAAAAGCAGCGGAAGTTCCTGCCGGTGAATCTTCATCAACAGTCACTGTAAACACTGCAAACGCTTCATCTCCCTGAAAGAGGGTATCAAAACTTACGGTATTGTTAACCAGGGTTATCCAGGAAGAAGGGGTAGAAAGGGACGCAAGCGCATCAAGGGCATCACTGTGACCTTCGTTACCGACAGTTACGATGATATCGGCCTCTTCACCGGGATCCAGGCGTCCGTTGCCATTCCCGTTAGCCACATCATCAACAATTACAGCAGAAGCAACAAGGTCTGGGGCATTTACCAGGATGGTAAAACTGGAGTTCCAGGTTTCCTTTGCATTATCCTGCATGATAAGGTCAAAGGAAAGCGGGTGCTGATCGGGGATAGCATCGGAGATATCGAAAGCAAAGGCATCGTATTGCATTGAAGTTGACTGGGCGGCAATGGTGCCGTAGTCCTGCTGATCATCGGTGATGGTGACAAAGGTATCATCGCTTGATAAAACGGCAGATACATTTTCCGCATCGCTCATACCGAGGTTTTCCAGTTGCACATCCAGCACAATGCTTTCTCCGTAGTCGGCTTGTCCGTTGCCGTTTCCATTCTGATCTTTCACCGTATATTCATCGAGGGATACAAAAGGTCCTGCAGGATTATTAACGATAACGGTTCCGATATACGGTTGACCATTCTGTTTGGTAACCACCACATCGGCGGTACCGGGCTGTTGTATGGGGTTGAGGGGGACAATGGCTGTTCCTGCAGCATCTGCAAGCACGGCTCCATAAAGCACGTTATTCATGGAAATAGCCACATAGGCATAAGGTTCCGTATTGACTGTAAATGATGTAGCTCCCAGGGGCATAAGGGGATCATAGGAAACAGTGATGACCGGAGGTACCGAATAATAGATCATAAGGGAAGGATCACCCATGAGGCAGTATATCTCCCAGTAATACTGGGCTGAGCCCGGGTCACCCTGGGTAACAGCGAGGTTTCCTGCAAAGATCATCTGATCCTGGGTGGTATACCAGTCTTCAAAAGGCTCCATATGATCGTGGAAGGTACGGTCGTAGGCTCCGAGCGTGGTTTCCTCATAGGAAGGCGGATCCTGGGTGATAGGGCCAACGCCCACACCCCAATAGTAATCGGGATCCCAGTAAGTACTGTTAGAGCCACCGATATAGCCAACTGCACCTTTGTTTTCCGCTCTGACGATAGCCTCGGCAAAACACTCATTGGCATCATATGCGCTGGAGAGGCAGCAGTTTCCCACCAGAAGGCAATATTCATCCTGGTTTTGCAATCCGGGAATATCACCCGTGGTAAAGGAAGGGTCGCCCCATCCGCTCTGGCTGCAATGTGCGGTATAGTTCCCATAGGATACGCCATCGCTCACGTTTTGTATGATATCGGCCGAATGGCTGCCAGACTCAGGGTAGAGGTAAGTATG from Bacteroidota bacterium harbors:
- a CDS encoding T9SS type A sorting domain-containing protein codes for the protein DYFPEIYYGRFSAQDAADLQPQIDKTLQYEQYTMPDPSYLNEVVMVAGMDSGHGYDWGNGQINYGTENYFNAAHGLTSHTYLYPESGSHSADIIQNVSDGVSYGNYTAHCSQSGWGDPSFTTGDIPGLQNQDEYCLLVGNCCLSSAYDANECFAEAIVRAENKGAVGYIGGSNSTYWDPDYYWGVGVGPITQDPPSYEETTLGAYDRTFHDHMEPFEDWYTTQDQMIFAGNLAVTQGDPGSAQYYWEIYCLMGDPSLMIYYSVPPVITVSYDPLMPLGATSFTVNTEPYAYVAISMNNVLYGAVLADAAGTAIVPLNPIQQPGTADVVVTKQNGQPYIGTVIVNNPAGPFVSLDEYTVKDQNGNGNGQADYGESIVLDVQLENLGMSDAENVSAVLSSDDTFVTITDDQQDYGTIAAQSTSMQYDAFAFDISDAIPDQHPLSFDLIMQDNAKETWNSSFTILVNAPDLVASAVIVDDVANGNGNGRLDPGEEADIIVTVGNEGHSDALDALASLSTPSSWITLVNNTVSFDTLFQGDEAFAVFTVTVDEDSPAGTSAAFSFDLTAGNYGCEKEFFLVIGQIPVLVIDFDGNHNSAPAMMTCFDNLEVGAELVTSMPADLNLYASVFVCLGVYSENHVLSENEGQALFDYLENGGRLYMEGGDTWYYDDITPVHPLFGIQGTEDGDGDLGTILGQDGTFTAEMTFAYSGDNNWIDHLAPISPAFVIFENVSPQYNCAIANDVEQNYKTIGSSFEFGGLDDGTTTKDELMIQYLEFFGIQGIWTSTGDEPALANDIQLYPNPASDQVYIGLNRSNRSELSVVLTNAFGQEVMTILEKQPVEGKIRFSADVSGLAAGVYYCIIRSDNAQEIKKLIITK